In the Bordetella genomosp. 10 genome, one interval contains:
- the fabD gene encoding ACP S-malonyltransferase has protein sequence MKIAFVFPGQGSQSVGMLDAWAGNAAVADTVARASAALGQDLGALIGQGPADQLNLTTNTQPAMLTAGVAFFAAWRAAGGPLPEVVAGHSLGEYAALTAAGALQLDDAVRLVRIRADAMQAAVPVGTGAMAAILGLDDDAVRAACAQGAQGEVVEAVNFNAPAQVVIAGHKAAVERACEAAKAAGAKRAILLPVSAPFHSSLLEPAAAVLSKALNDVIVSAPAIPVINNVDVLAPSDPASIRDALVRQAWHPVRWVETIRAIKEQGVTHVVECGPGKVLAGLVKRIDGELTGLAITDPASLDAALALLGGN, from the coding sequence ATGAAAATCGCTTTTGTATTTCCCGGACAGGGTTCTCAATCGGTAGGCATGCTCGATGCCTGGGCCGGCAACGCCGCCGTCGCCGACACGGTCGCGCGCGCCAGCGCCGCCCTGGGGCAGGACCTGGGCGCGCTCATCGGCCAGGGGCCCGCGGACCAGCTCAACCTCACCACCAATACCCAGCCCGCCATGCTGACGGCCGGCGTGGCCTTCTTCGCCGCCTGGCGCGCCGCCGGCGGTCCGCTGCCGGAAGTGGTCGCCGGCCACAGCCTGGGCGAATACGCCGCGCTGACCGCGGCCGGCGCCCTGCAGCTCGATGACGCCGTGCGCCTGGTGCGCATCCGCGCCGACGCCATGCAGGCCGCCGTGCCGGTGGGCACGGGCGCCATGGCCGCCATTCTCGGCCTGGACGACGACGCGGTCCGCGCCGCCTGTGCGCAGGGCGCGCAGGGCGAGGTGGTGGAAGCCGTCAATTTCAACGCCCCGGCCCAGGTCGTGATCGCCGGCCACAAGGCGGCGGTCGAGCGCGCCTGCGAAGCGGCGAAGGCGGCCGGCGCCAAGCGCGCCATCCTGCTGCCGGTTTCGGCGCCTTTCCATTCCAGCCTGCTGGAGCCCGCCGCGGCGGTGCTGTCCAAGGCCTTGAACGACGTCATCGTCAGCGCGCCCGCCATTCCCGTCATCAACAACGTCGACGTGCTGGCGCCGAGCGATCCCGCGTCCATCCGCGATGCGCTGGTGCGCCAGGCCTGGCATCCCGTGCGTTGGGTGGAAACCATCCGCGCCATCAAGGAGCAGGGCGTCACCCACGTGGTCGAATGCGGCCCCGGCAAGGTGCTGGCGGGCCTGGTCAAGCGCATCGACGGCGAACTGACGGGCCTGGCCATCACCGATCCGGCTTCCCTGGACGCCGCGCTGGCGCTGCTCGGAGGCAATTGA
- a CDS encoding beta-ketoacyl-ACP synthase III: MQYSAITGTGSYLPPRVVSNDELAAELAQRDIATSDEWIVERTGIRQRHLAERGVTTSTLASEAARRAIEDAGLQPGDIDLVIVATSTPDFVFPSTACLVQDKLGIRNGAAFDVQAVCSGFVYALTTADSFVRTGRARHALVIGAEVFSRILDWNDRSTCVLFGDGAGAVVLSAAAEPGILAAQLRADGSQTKILCAAGNVAYGEVVGDPFLRMDGQAVFKQAVTVLDRSARDVCEEAGVTLGDIDLLIPHQANLRILNFLARKLGLPAEKLVVTVDRHANTSAASVPLALDAACREGRIQPGCTVLMQGVGGGFTWGSVLARMTATKR; this comes from the coding sequence TTGCAGTATTCCGCGATCACCGGCACGGGCAGCTATCTGCCCCCGCGCGTGGTTTCCAACGACGAGTTGGCGGCGGAGCTGGCCCAGCGCGACATCGCCACGTCGGACGAGTGGATCGTCGAGCGCACGGGCATCCGCCAGCGCCACCTGGCCGAGCGCGGCGTCACCACCAGCACCCTGGCCTCGGAGGCAGCGCGCCGCGCGATCGAGGACGCCGGCCTGCAGCCGGGCGATATCGACCTGGTCATCGTCGCCACGTCCACGCCCGATTTCGTCTTCCCCAGCACCGCCTGCCTGGTGCAGGACAAGCTCGGCATCCGCAACGGCGCGGCCTTCGACGTGCAGGCCGTGTGCAGCGGCTTCGTCTACGCCCTCACCACCGCCGACAGCTTCGTGCGCACCGGCCGCGCCCGCCATGCGCTGGTGATCGGCGCGGAAGTCTTCTCCCGCATTCTCGACTGGAACGACCGCTCCACCTGCGTGCTGTTCGGCGACGGCGCCGGCGCCGTGGTGTTGAGCGCCGCGGCCGAGCCCGGCATCCTCGCCGCGCAATTGCGCGCCGACGGCAGCCAGACCAAGATTCTTTGCGCGGCCGGCAACGTGGCCTATGGCGAAGTGGTCGGCGATCCCTTCCTGCGCATGGACGGCCAGGCCGTATTCAAGCAGGCCGTGACGGTGCTCGACCGCTCCGCCCGCGACGTCTGCGAGGAAGCGGGCGTCACGCTCGGCGATATCGACCTGCTGATCCCGCACCAGGCCAATCTGCGCATTCTCAATTTCCTGGCCCGTAAACTCGGCCTGCCCGCCGAAAAGCTGGTCGTCACGGTGGATCGCCATGCGAACACCTCGGCCGCCAGCGTGCCGCTGGCCCTGGACGCCGCGTGCCGCGAAGGCCGCATCCAGCCGGGGTGCACCGTGCTCATGCAAGGCGTGGGCGGCGGCTTTACCTGGGGCTCGGTCCTTGCCAGAATGACAGCCACGAAACGGTAA